The following coding sequences are from one Neodiprion lecontei isolate iyNeoLeco1 chromosome 7, iyNeoLeco1.1, whole genome shotgun sequence window:
- the LOC107224794 gene encoding protein kinase C isoform X6, which yields MRDETTQSTQSQRFSVNVPHRFVVHSFKRFTFCEHCGSLLYGLIKQGLQCKVCHMSVHKRCQKNVANNCGINRRHLADLLNEMGISPDNKNKPARINYQSSSQSGGSGSSAPPNETFSEGVPASKLKEPTDSGSGPDTGYRKLGLEDFHFIKVLGKGSFGKVMLAERKGSPDEVYAVKVLKKDVIIQDDDVDCTMTEKRILALAAKHPFLTAIHSCFQTKDRLFFVMEYVNGGDLMFQIQRARKFDEARARFYAAEVTLALQFLHKHGVIYRDLKLDNILLDQEGHCKLADFGMCKEGIIEGVKTTTTFCGTPDYIAPEILQELQYGASVDWWALGVLMYEMMAGQPPFEAENEDDLFESILRDDVLYPVWLTKEAVAILKGFMTKNPAKRLGCVAANGGENAIRLHPFFRDMDWEALEARRLKPPFKPKIKNKKDAMNFDAEFTKEEPVLTPVNPEDLRCINQEEFKGFSFVNTDYNPARLAGE from the exons ATGAGAGACGAA ACAACCCAGAGTACCCAGAGCCAAAGATTCAGTGTCAATGTTCCCCATCGCTTTGTCGTACACAGTTTCAAACGGTTCACATTCTGCGAACATTGCGGGTCTCTTCTGTACGGTCTTATAAAGCAAGGCCTACAATGCAAAG tctGCCATATGAGCGTGCACAAGAGATGTCAAAAGAATGTTGCAAACAATTGTGGTATCAACAGAAGGCATTTGGCTGATCTCTTGAACGAAATGGGAATTTCGCCGGACAATAAGAACAAACCAGCCAGGATCAACTACCAGTCATCGAGCCAATCTGGTGGCTCTGGGTCGTCGGCTCCCCCGAACGAAACGTTCTCCGAAGGGGTGCCAGCCTCGAAATTGAAAGAACCGACCGACAGCGGAAGCGGCCCAGATACCGGCTACAGGAAGCTCGGGCtcgaagattttcatttcatcaaagTCCTTGGCAAAGGAAGCTTCGGCAAGGTAATGCTTGCCGAAAGAAAAGGGTCACCGGACGAAGTTTACGCCGTCAAAGTACTCAAGAAGGATGTCATCATTCAGGACGACGACGTCGACTGTACCATGACAGAGAAACGCATACTAGCTCTGGCAGCCAAGCATCCGTTTCTCACCGCCATACACAGCTGCTTTCAGACCAAAGATAGGCTCTTTTTCGTTATGGAATATGTCAATGGAG GTGATCTGATGTTCCAAATTCAAAGAGCTCGCAAGTTTGACGAGGCTCGTGCACGTTTTTACGCTGCCGAAGTTACGCTGGCATTACAATTTCTTCACAAGCACGGTGTGATATACCGGGATTTGAAATTGGACAATATATTGTTGGACCAAGAGGGGCATTGCAAACTCGCCGACTTCGGTATGTGTAAAGAGGGCATAATCGAAGGTGTCAAAACCACGACGACGTTCTGCGGCACCCCCGATTACATCGCGCCCGAGATACTTCAGGAACTGCAGTACGGCGCGAGTGTCGATTGGTGGGCGCTCGGCGTTCTTATGTACGAAATGATGGCCGGTCAGCCACCGTTCGAAGCTGAAAACGAGGACGATTTATTCGAGTCAATATTGAGAGACGACGTCCTTTATCCGGTATGGCTGACCAAGGAAGCTGTTGCCATTCTGAAGGGATTTATGACCAAGAATCCCGCCAAAAGATTGGGATGCGTTGCAGCTAACGGAGGCGAGAATGCCATACGACTTCATCCATTTTTCCGAGACATGGACTGGGAGGCGCTCGAGGCTCGCAGACTGAAGCCTCCTTTTAAACCGAAAATT aaaaacaaaaaggatGCAATGAACTTTGATGCCGAGTTCACGAAAGAAGAACCGGTCTTGACACCGGTGAATCCTGAAGATTTACGCTGCATAAATCAGGAAGAATTCAAGGGATTCTCATTCGTTAACACAGACTACAATCCCGCAAGACTTGCGGGCGAATAA